From Alteromonas sp. RKMC-009, one genomic window encodes:
- a CDS encoding PhzF family phenazine biosynthesis protein, translating to MKRAFKQVDVFTSVPFKGNPVAVVMDGSWEGDDF from the coding sequence ATGAAAAGAGCATTTAAACAGGTTGATGTTTTCACCAGCGTGCCGTTTAAGGGCAACCCTGTTGCCGTTGTAATGGATGGCTCATGGGAAGGAGATGACTTTTGA
- a CDS encoding YbiU family protein has translation MSEQTSKSYLPDDIEKAIKDTKQLWRERIGDVPALLESIVAGLERNIQAIEQDIQNGNTGWPEANYEDIAAGTVSADVMAGVKQRGCLVVREHFPREQAVKWDKELVDYVESNDFDNQYRGPGDDFFGTLSASRPEIFPIYWSKPQMEARLSSRMQDVQVFLNSFWKTESEGRKWFDPACNYIYPDRVRRRPPGVTSGGLGPHTDSGALERWLLPAYQKVFRHILDGNFDKYDPWDAAWRPLVNEYEGGTTKCSAFRTFQGWTALSEIKRDQGVLFTIPVPAAMAYLLIRPLLDDVPEDSLCGVSPRKVLPVDEKWHSLLLRAKATIPDMSPGDSVWWHCDVIHGVEPVENQQGWGNVMYIPAAPGCEKNRLYAQRCAGDFKAGRSPDDFPEEHYEESWDNRVKWSDLSDADKKAFGE, from the coding sequence GTGAGCGAACAGACGTCTAAATCGTATCTGCCCGACGATATCGAAAAAGCCATTAAAGACACTAAACAACTATGGCGGGAGCGCATTGGTGATGTACCTGCTCTGCTGGAAAGTATTGTCGCGGGACTGGAAAGAAACATTCAGGCTATTGAACAGGATATTCAAAACGGCAACACAGGCTGGCCTGAAGCAAACTATGAAGATATTGCCGCCGGTACGGTCTCTGCGGATGTGATGGCCGGGGTAAAACAACGGGGATGTCTGGTGGTACGGGAGCACTTTCCCCGTGAACAGGCCGTGAAGTGGGACAAAGAGCTGGTGGATTATGTGGAATCTAACGATTTTGATAATCAGTACCGGGGGCCGGGAGATGACTTTTTCGGGACCTTGTCGGCGTCCCGTCCTGAAATATTTCCTATCTACTGGTCTAAACCTCAGATGGAAGCGCGCCTCAGTAGTCGCATGCAGGATGTACAGGTATTCTTAAATTCATTCTGGAAAACGGAATCGGAAGGCAGGAAATGGTTTGATCCTGCATGCAATTATATTTACCCCGATCGTGTAAGACGCCGCCCGCCCGGCGTGACATCCGGCGGTCTCGGACCACACACCGATTCCGGTGCGCTTGAAAGATGGTTATTACCGGCATATCAGAAGGTGTTCCGCCATATTCTGGACGGCAACTTTGATAAGTACGACCCCTGGGATGCAGCCTGGCGACCGCTCGTGAATGAATATGAAGGCGGAACAACGAAATGTTCGGCGTTCAGAACGTTTCAGGGCTGGACGGCATTAAGTGAAATCAAACGGGACCAGGGCGTGCTGTTTACCATTCCCGTGCCGGCTGCGATGGCGTATTTGCTTATTCGCCCGTTGCTGGACGATGTGCCCGAAGACAGTCTATGTGGTGTATCACCCCGCAAAGTGCTGCCGGTGGATGAGAAATGGCACAGCTTGCTGTTGCGGGCGAAGGCAACCATCCCGGATATGTCGCCGGGAGATTCGGTGTGGTGGCACTGCGATGTGATCCACGGCGTAGAACCGGTTGAAAATCAGCAGGGGTGGGGGAACGTAATGTATATTCCGGCGGCGCCGGGTTGTGAGAAAAACCGTTTATATGCACAGCGTTGTGCCGGAGATTTTAAAGCAGGCAGATCGCCGGATGACTTTCCGGAAGAGCATTACGAAGAAAGCTGGGACAACAGAGTGAAATGGTCAGACTTATCTGACGCAGACAAAAAAGCATTTGGTGAATAA
- a CDS encoding winged helix-turn-helix domain-containing protein, which translates to MFELLSALASQSPQPVSKQSLHDILWPEIVVSDWSLSRLVSDTRQLLDDDGKDQKYIRTVKGIGFLMPEVVSIEPSSSLTPPSKMKPFLLVALLGLFIFSAASMYRYWSHQRLVQAASDIATYQAHTYTAFMAQLKRRNELVALLEKRLGITRQEQYEKFFVRYWPQMNKEERFVCSQSRSITNTGLAENNQKIHDVLEANPALFEHIEGTRELKQHLRFWLDKYHGVFINREDMCLLYSGVEDGVPYPSGVDEAVLTWLTQNSVK; encoded by the coding sequence ATGTTTGAGCTCCTCAGTGCGCTGGCCAGCCAAAGTCCGCAGCCGGTGAGTAAGCAATCTCTGCATGACATTCTGTGGCCTGAAATCGTTGTGTCTGACTGGTCGTTATCGCGTCTGGTGTCGGATACCCGACAATTGCTCGACGATGACGGCAAAGATCAGAAATACATCCGAACAGTAAAAGGCATCGGTTTTCTGATGCCAGAAGTTGTGTCTATTGAACCCTCTTCTTCGCTCACCCCGCCATCGAAAATGAAACCCTTCTTGCTGGTTGCCTTGCTTGGTCTCTTCATATTTAGTGCTGCCAGTATGTACCGGTACTGGTCTCATCAACGCTTAGTGCAAGCCGCCAGTGATATCGCCACCTATCAGGCCCATACTTATACCGCCTTTATGGCACAACTTAAGCGGCGTAACGAACTCGTCGCGTTACTTGAAAAGCGGTTAGGTATTACGCGGCAGGAGCAATATGAGAAATTTTTTGTTCGCTACTGGCCTCAAATGAACAAAGAAGAGCGTTTTGTCTGCTCGCAAAGCCGCTCTATTACCAACACTGGTTTGGCTGAAAACAACCAGAAAATACACGATGTGCTGGAAGCGAATCCGGCTTTGTTTGAACACATTGAAGGCACCCGGGAGCTAAAGCAGCATTTGCGTTTCTGGCTGGACAAATATCACGGAGTATTTATTAACAGGGAAGATATGTGCCTGCTGTACAGCGGTGTTGAAGATGGGGTGCCTTATCCCTCCGGCGTGGATGAGGCGGTGCTGACGTGGCTAACTCAAAATAGCGTTAAATAA
- a CDS encoding SOS response-associated peptidase family protein — translation MCGFIQRVTDCPAVIDLLEEVGLTTTLPLFKEESGGVLNFYPAFGKNPARKITNLITAPDNVIDATWWFDARPEGDGLVIGDRTTFNARNLDSPFWKHAVRYQRGIVVATAVGESNPQGKGKVHYLMEAQGAMLIGAVYRQFDNGTAACAVITRPPHPRFSQFHEKSIPCFLPHNRDAVNAWLNGGPDDPVVSAILDEPKLYTGLTVSEVKTFKGGEKNGDSCFLAPSGEDIV, via the coding sequence ATGTGCGGATTCATTCAGCGGGTGACAGATTGCCCCGCCGTCATTGACCTGCTAGAAGAAGTTGGCTTAACCACCACACTGCCCTTGTTTAAGGAAGAAAGCGGCGGGGTACTGAATTTCTATCCCGCTTTTGGTAAAAATCCGGCCCGTAAAATCACCAATCTGATAACAGCGCCTGACAACGTTATTGATGCGACCTGGTGGTTTGATGCCAGACCAGAGGGCGACGGACTGGTTATTGGTGACCGTACTACTTTCAATGCGCGTAATCTCGACAGTCCTTTCTGGAAACATGCGGTACGTTATCAAAGAGGTATTGTGGTTGCCACCGCAGTTGGCGAGTCGAATCCGCAGGGAAAAGGGAAAGTACACTACCTGATGGAAGCGCAGGGCGCCATGTTAATCGGTGCGGTGTACAGGCAGTTCGACAACGGCACGGCTGCCTGTGCAGTGATCACCAGACCGCCCCATCCCCGTTTCAGCCAGTTTCACGAAAAATCCATTCCGTGCTTTTTGCCCCACAACCGCGACGCTGTGAACGCCTGGTTAAATGGTGGACCGGACGATCCCGTAGTCAGTGCCATTCTGGACGAACCCAAACTATACACCGGTCTCACCGTCAGTGAGGTGAAAACCTTTAAAGGCGGTGAGAAAAACGGTGACTCCTGCTTTCTGGCACCGTCCGGTGAGGATATCGTATAA